The Ralstonia pseudosolanacearum genome includes the window CCCAGGGCAGTTGCTCCAGGAAGGTGGCCGTCACAAAGAAGTTCTTGCCGCCGTAATGAAGGGTCGGCCCGAAGTAATAGCCACCGTTCGACTGGTTGCGGAAGCGATAGCTGTTGTACTCGCGCTCGTTGACGAACTCGACGCCGGCCGACCAGTTCGGCGCGAAGCGGTACGAGACGGCGAAGTTGAAGTTGATGTCGGTCTCTTCCTGCCAGCTCTTGCCCGAGGCCGCCGCATCGTCGGCCAGGTAGCGCCACTCGGGCGCGTAGGTGAAATTGAACGCGGTGATCAGCCGGTCATCGAGAAAGTTCTTCTGCAGGATGACCTTCGTTTCCAGTTCCTTGAACTGCGGACCGACCGTCGGCTCGACATAGAACGCCAGGCCCACGCCATCGGTATAGGGGCTGAGGACGCGGTAGATGGCTTCGGCCGACACGCCGACGAAGCGCTTGTCGCTCCAGCGCGCATCGGGGTCGACGTCCTTGTCGGCGAACTGCTCGGGCGGCGTGGTCGCGCCGTACGGGCCGTTGTGATAGGCGCGTGCCCAGGCGTAGTTGCCGTACAGGGCCACCTGGAGCCGGTCAGTCAGGCCGTATTCGACTTCCGTGCGCCCTTCGACCTGGTCGAAATAGCCGCCGGCCTTCTGGTGGCGCCAGGTCATCCATTGCTCGATTTCCTTGGCGCCCTTGGGCAGCAGGTCGGTCGTGTAGACGTAGGCGAACTGGCTTTCTTCGGCATGGGCCGCGGGCATCCCCGCCGAGACCACGACCGCTGCCCCCAGCAAACCCGGCAAGCGACGCAAGAAGCGCATGAGTGAATTCCTCCCCCTGTAGACGGAGGGAATCGTAAATGGAAATCACTATCATTACAATTCGCTTAACGCGGAATCGAAGAGGCTTGACTCCTTATTCACACTTCGATCTCAGAACAC containing:
- a CDS encoding DUF6662 family protein → MRFLRRLPGLLGAAVVVSAGMPAAHAEESQFAYVYTTDLLPKGAKEIEQWMTWRHQKAGGYFDQVEGRTEVEYGLTDRLQVALYGNYAWARAYHNGPYGATTPPEQFADKDVDPDARWSDKRFVGVSAEAIYRVLSPYTDGVGLAFYVEPTVGPQFKELETKVILQKNFLDDRLITAFNFTYAPEWRYLADDAAASGKSWQEETDINFNFAVSYRFAPNWSAGVEFVNEREYNSYRFRNQSNGGYYFGPTLHYGGKNFFVTATFLEQLPWAHAHSDTVDGTLVSGRTFDNDFEKYRVRIKMGYYF